One region of Pseudomonas sp. ABC1 genomic DNA includes:
- a CDS encoding surface lipoprotein assembly modifier encodes MPGAWADDDDTLFLQEQTRRSIEQKTQAEEVLAAPPGTLMYEGRRYQVPSTLEALTPAIYVAINTQQWSQLPEFIERYRALSGHRPGLANMAESLYARFQGTYPQALRLMELASEQEPLDTRIQLELARLWFEDYQEKRAGKGFERVLAMGLPEQARMLVQQYRQALDIRADWHGSAALGWGYNDNINQGNGYQRCASWIGSHCYIRQKMPEAIDSELVNYELSLQRRFNLVGNHNLQLRPLSYGNYYSETNPSTTSRVRDYSNNLAILQAGYQYLNARDSVTLTPYVEHYYRNRASDYLAHGLQAEWRRSLSRRWQVGTSLDAKRYEYTSKGLLTGADYKQYQWGLSASFSASAGTSLYGGVNLTRKKYEVDQASSREWAVRGGVYHAFAGSAGLFVNALGIYRESRNDAYDFFLGGRRHDKQQVYILSVGANGWQVAGLTPELRLRHSINHSNIDWAFGFRQTEASLMLRRNF; translated from the coding sequence GTGCCAGGTGCCTGGGCGGACGACGACGATACGCTGTTCTTGCAGGAACAGACCCGCCGCAGCATCGAGCAGAAGACCCAGGCCGAGGAGGTGCTGGCGGCGCCGCCCGGTACCTTGATGTATGAGGGCCGGCGCTACCAGGTGCCTAGCACGCTGGAGGCGCTGACTCCAGCCATCTATGTCGCCATCAATACCCAGCAGTGGAGCCAGTTGCCGGAGTTTATCGAGCGTTACCGTGCCCTGTCGGGGCATCGCCCGGGGCTGGCTAACATGGCGGAAAGCTTGTACGCCCGTTTCCAGGGCACATATCCGCAGGCGCTCAGGCTGATGGAGCTGGCCAGTGAGCAAGAGCCGCTGGACACTCGTATCCAACTGGAGCTGGCCCGGTTGTGGTTCGAGGACTATCAGGAAAAACGTGCAGGCAAAGGTTTTGAGCGGGTGTTGGCCATGGGCCTGCCCGAGCAGGCCCGGATGTTGGTGCAGCAATATCGCCAGGCACTGGATATCCGTGCCGACTGGCATGGCAGTGCGGCGCTGGGCTGGGGTTATAACGACAATATCAACCAAGGTAATGGTTACCAGCGTTGCGCTTCCTGGATCGGCAGCCACTGCTATATCAGACAGAAGATGCCCGAGGCCATCGATTCGGAACTAGTCAACTACGAGCTGTCGCTACAGCGCCGTTTCAATCTAGTCGGTAACCACAACCTGCAACTGCGTCCGCTCAGCTACGGCAACTACTATTCAGAGACCAATCCGTCCACGACCTCCAGGGTCAGGGACTACAGCAACAACCTGGCGATCCTGCAGGCGGGCTACCAGTATCTGAATGCTCGCGACAGTGTCACGCTCACGCCCTATGTGGAGCATTACTACCGCAATCGTGCCAGCGATTACCTGGCCCATGGACTGCAAGCGGAATGGCGCCGCTCCCTGAGCCGCCGCTGGCAGGTCGGCACCAGCCTGGATGCCAAGCGCTACGAATACACCTCCAAGGGTCTGCTGACCGGCGCTGACTACAAACAGTATCAGTGGGGGTTGTCCGCCTCCTTCTCTGCCAGCGCCGGCACCAGCTTGTACGGCGGCGTCAATCTCACCCGCAAGAAGTACGAAGTGGACCAGGCCAGCAGCCGCGAATGGGCCGTGCGTGGCGGCGTCTACCATGCCTTTGCCGGCAGCGCCGGGCTATTCGTCAACGCACTGGGCATCTACCGGGAAAGCCGCAACGATGCCTACGACTTCTTCCTCGGCGGACGGCGGCACGACAAGCAGCAGGTCTATATCCTCAGTGTGGGTGCCAATGGTTGGCAGGTCGCAGGGCTCACCCCCGAGCTGCGCCTGCGCCACAGCATCAATCACAGCAATATCGATTGGGCCTTCGGCTTCCGGCAGACGGAAGCGAGCCTGATGCTGAGGCGAAATTTCTGA